From one Ctenopharyngodon idella isolate HZGC_01 chromosome 15, HZGC01, whole genome shotgun sequence genomic stretch:
- the LOC127495589 gene encoding transmembrane 4 L6 family member 1 isoform X1, translated as MCTGKCAKCTGDLLFPLGLLAIVGNILLFFPNGEVWRTEEITEKIWFFPGVIGGGLLVFLPASVIRAAGLEGNCCANRCGMMLSMLMSVLGAAGALYCMIVSVVGLQDGPLCDTGDGIFIYPFLNRTTEESYLFNQTLWIECERPQNVVLWNVVLFSILLSVGTLEAVLLLAQVVNGLIGCLCGTCMNQNQQAQLE; from the exons ATGTGCACGGGAAAGTGTGCTAAATGCACCGGAGACCTTCTCTTTCCACTCGGTCTCTTAGCCATAGTTGGAAACATCTTACTGTTTTTTCCCAATGGTGAAGTGTGGAGGACCGAGGAAATCACCGAAAAGATCTGGTTCTTTCCCGGGGTCATCGGGGGAGGACTGTTG GTGTTTCTGCCGGCTTCAGTGATAAGGGCTGCAGGGCTTGAGGGGAACTGCTGTGCAAACAGATGTGGG ATGATGCTGTCCATGCTGATGTCTGTGCTGGGTGCAGCTGGAGCGCTGTACTGCATGATCGTCTCTGTCGTCGGCCTGCAGGATGGCCCTCTGTGTGACACGGGAGACGGGATCTTTATCTACCCGTTCTTAAACAGGACTACAGA AGAGAGTTACCTGTTTAATCAGACATTATGGATAGAGTGTGAGAGGCCGCAGAATGTGGTGCTGTGGAACGTGGTCCTGTTTTCAATTCTGTTGAGCGTCGGTACCCTGGAGGCTGTGCTTTTACTGGCACAGGTAGTCAACGGACTGATCGGATGTCTCTGTGGGACGTGCATGAATCAGAATCAG CAGGCGCAGTTGGAATGA